The proteins below are encoded in one region of Fibrella aestuarina BUZ 2:
- a CDS encoding alpha-amylase family glycosyl hydrolase, translating into MRRFLHCFLFLISTHRLLAQNQPVGEPPRVGYQIFVRSFADSNGDGIGDINGITAKLDYLQQIGADVLWLTPVSPSPSYHKYDVTDYRGIDPEFGTMADFKRLLTEAHRRKMKVLFDFVINHSSSQHPWFKAAVADRQSPYRNWYVWMSQRAIDSMGVAYRERTADSWELRPWHTPRGESASPDAEKYYGLFWGGMPDLNMDNQSLRRELYDIGRFWLTEVGVDGFRLDAAKHIYPQWDVAKNHQFWQEFRQALQTVKPDVLLLGEVWDTADKVAPYFKGLPANFHFDACFALQNMAKTGRDSSLVSKLLADYAAYGKENPAFVSATMVNNHDQNRIGSIVGGDPNRMRVAASLLLTLPGQPWIYYGEELGMLGTKPDELIREPFLWTTRATDTARTRWQTPRFSTDSTVAPLSQQQTDPKSLYNHYRKLIALRRQTPALAQVLNPNLQPSSIRQDGVLAFVRPHASGDVLVVHNLGNVPSTVTLPTAERRFRNMLFTSEATATLQKDQLTLPPYSVVVLRK; encoded by the coding sequence ATGCGTCGCTTTTTACATTGCTTCCTCTTTTTGATCAGTACCCATCGGTTGCTGGCGCAAAACCAGCCGGTTGGCGAACCGCCCCGCGTCGGCTACCAGATTTTTGTTCGCTCCTTTGCCGACTCCAACGGCGATGGCATCGGCGACATCAACGGCATCACGGCTAAGCTCGATTACCTGCAACAGATAGGCGCCGACGTGCTCTGGCTGACCCCCGTGAGCCCGTCGCCTAGCTACCATAAATACGACGTGACCGACTACCGGGGCATCGACCCGGAATTTGGCACCATGGCGGATTTCAAGCGGCTGCTGACCGAAGCGCACCGCCGTAAGATGAAGGTGCTGTTCGACTTTGTCATCAATCACTCGAGCAGCCAGCACCCGTGGTTCAAGGCCGCCGTGGCCGACCGGCAGTCGCCCTACCGCAACTGGTACGTCTGGATGTCGCAGCGGGCCATCGACTCGATGGGGGTTGCCTATCGTGAACGCACCGCCGACTCGTGGGAACTGCGCCCCTGGCACACACCGCGTGGTGAAAGCGCCTCGCCCGATGCCGAAAAATACTATGGGCTGTTCTGGGGTGGCATGCCCGACCTGAACATGGATAACCAGTCGCTACGCCGCGAACTCTACGACATCGGCCGGTTCTGGCTGACGGAGGTGGGCGTCGATGGGTTCCGGCTCGACGCCGCCAAGCACATTTACCCGCAGTGGGACGTGGCCAAAAACCACCAGTTCTGGCAGGAATTCCGGCAGGCGTTGCAGACCGTAAAACCCGACGTGCTGCTGCTGGGCGAGGTTTGGGACACCGCCGACAAGGTGGCGCCCTATTTTAAAGGCCTTCCCGCCAACTTCCACTTCGACGCCTGCTTTGCCCTGCAAAACATGGCCAAAACGGGCCGCGATAGCAGCCTGGTTAGCAAGTTACTGGCCGATTACGCCGCCTACGGTAAAGAAAATCCCGCGTTTGTAAGCGCTACGATGGTCAATAACCACGACCAGAACCGGATCGGCTCGATCGTCGGGGGCGACCCGAACCGGATGCGCGTGGCGGCGAGTCTGCTGCTGACCCTGCCCGGCCAACCCTGGATCTACTACGGCGAAGAACTGGGCATGCTCGGCACTAAACCCGACGAGCTGATCCGGGAGCCGTTTTTGTGGACGACCCGCGCTACCGATACCGCCCGCACTCGCTGGCAGACGCCCCGTTTCTCGACCGACTCGACCGTGGCGCCGCTGAGTCAGCAACAGACCGATCCGAAATCGCTGTACAACCACTACCGGAAGCTGATCGCCCTGCGCCGCCAAACGCCCGCGCTGGCGCAGGTGCTGAACCCGAACCTGCAACCGAGCAGCATTCGTCAGGACGGGGTGCTGGCGTTTGTGCGGCCCCACGCGTCGGGCGATGTGCTGGTGGTGCACAACCTCGGCAACGTACCCAGCACCGTTACCTTACCTACCGCTGAACGCCGCTTCAGAAATATGCTTTTCACGTCAGAAGCCACCGCTACGCTTCAGAAAGACCAATTGACCCTGCCGCCGTACAGCGTGGTGGTGCTGCGGAAGTGA
- a CDS encoding pyruvate carboxylase: protein MKDYIRPINRLLVANRGEIAIRIMRAATELGITTVAVYTYEDRYSLHRYKADEAYQIGRDEDPLKPYLDVEGLILLAKNKKIDAIHPGYGFLSENVTLARRCREEGIIFVGPTPEAMEALGDKVRAKNLATKANVPLIPDSREENMSPDRAMAEASRIGFPVMVKAAAGGGGRGMRVVRNPDDFEKAFTEAKNEAKNAFGDDTIFLEKFVEDPKHIEVQLLGDTHGNLIHLYERDCSVQRRFQKVVEVAPSFGLKQETREQLYAYAIKIGKAAGYSNAGTVEFLVDKEENIYFIEVNPRIQVEHTITEEVTGIDLVRTQILIAMGYKLSDNGIYINHQDEVPLNGYAIQCRITTEDPANGFKPDFGTIIAYRNAAGFGIRLDEGSSYPGVKISPYFDSMIVKVSARGRTLKGATQRLQRALVEFRIRGVKTNISFLQNVLNHPIFQRGEARVSFIENHPELFKLRKPQDRSTRVLRYLGEVVVNGNPEVKKRDDSKVFRTPVVPFTEPYSAYPYGNRNRLTDLGREGFANWVKEQNQILYTDTTFRDGHQSLLATRVRTQDLQRVAEGFAKAHPELFSMEVWGGATFDVSMRFLYESPWKRLQALREAMPNMLLQMLFRGSNAVGYSAYPDNLIETFVEKSAETGIDVFRIFDSLNWVEAMKVSIRAVRERTQALAEAAICYTGIDEKYTLQYYLDMARQLEDEGAHLLCIKDMAGLLKPLEATTLVTELKQALSIPVHLHTHDTAGIQAATYLNAINAGVDIVDCALGALSGLTSQPNFNSVVAMMQGHERECPVDLPSLNAYSNYWEDVREYYYPFESGMKAGSAEVYENEIPGGQYSNLKPQAIATGLGDKFETLKKNYTVANQLFGNIIKVTPSSKVVGDMAIFMTANNLTAQDVVERGESLSFPESVKELMKGILGQPYGGFPEDVQKAILKGEEPITGRPNEHLAPIDFDTDFAQFQESFPQADGFLDYLSYKMYPKVYEEYYKATEQYGDVSVIPTPAFFYGLKPNEEIIVPIAEGKNILVRLLFQSEADAMGMRTITFELNGQSRQVQVRDKAQKVVKAQNQKVSKPTDVGAPLQGRLTRILVKPGDEVKKNQPLFVIEAMKMESIVAAQQPGTVKQILLKENTTVEQDDWVLEMA, encoded by the coding sequence ATGAAGGACTACATCCGCCCGATTAATCGCCTGCTGGTGGCTAACCGGGGTGAAATTGCCATCCGCATCATGCGGGCCGCCACCGAACTGGGCATCACCACCGTCGCCGTTTACACCTACGAAGACCGTTATTCCCTCCACCGGTATAAAGCCGACGAAGCCTATCAGATTGGGCGTGATGAAGACCCGCTCAAACCGTATCTCGACGTGGAGGGTCTTATCCTGCTGGCAAAAAACAAGAAAATCGACGCCATCCACCCCGGTTACGGCTTCCTGTCGGAGAACGTGACGCTGGCCCGCCGTTGCCGGGAAGAGGGCATCATCTTCGTGGGGCCCACGCCCGAGGCGATGGAAGCGCTGGGCGATAAGGTACGGGCCAAGAATCTGGCCACCAAAGCCAACGTACCGCTGATTCCCGATTCACGCGAAGAAAACATGAGTCCCGACCGGGCGATGGCGGAAGCCTCTCGCATCGGGTTCCCCGTGATGGTGAAAGCCGCCGCGGGCGGCGGTGGCCGGGGTATGCGCGTGGTACGCAACCCCGACGACTTTGAAAAAGCCTTTACCGAGGCTAAAAACGAAGCCAAAAACGCCTTCGGCGACGATACCATCTTCCTCGAAAAATTCGTAGAAGACCCCAAGCACATCGAAGTGCAGCTCCTAGGCGACACACACGGCAACCTCATTCACCTCTACGAACGCGACTGCTCGGTACAGCGCCGGTTCCAGAAAGTCGTCGAAGTGGCCCCATCCTTTGGCCTGAAACAGGAAACCCGCGAGCAGCTTTACGCCTACGCCATCAAGATCGGTAAGGCGGCGGGCTACAGCAACGCCGGCACGGTCGAGTTTCTGGTCGACAAGGAAGAGAACATCTACTTCATCGAGGTGAACCCCCGGATTCAGGTGGAACACACGATCACGGAAGAGGTAACGGGCATCGACCTGGTCCGTACCCAGATTCTGATCGCGATGGGCTATAAGCTCTCCGACAACGGCATCTACATTAACCACCAGGACGAAGTGCCGCTCAACGGCTACGCCATTCAGTGCCGCATCACCACCGAAGACCCCGCCAACGGCTTTAAGCCCGACTTCGGCACGATTATCGCCTACCGCAACGCCGCCGGTTTCGGTATCCGCCTCGACGAAGGCAGCAGCTACCCCGGCGTGAAAATCTCGCCCTATTTCGACTCGATGATCGTGAAGGTCTCGGCGCGGGGCCGGACGCTCAAAGGCGCGACCCAACGCTTACAGCGGGCCTTGGTCGAGTTCCGGATTCGGGGCGTGAAGACCAACATCTCGTTCCTGCAAAACGTACTGAACCACCCCATTTTCCAGCGGGGCGAAGCGCGGGTGTCGTTCATCGAAAACCACCCCGAACTGTTCAAGCTCCGCAAGCCACAGGACCGCTCGACGCGGGTGTTGCGCTACCTGGGCGAGGTGGTCGTCAACGGCAATCCCGAAGTAAAAAAGCGCGACGACAGCAAGGTGTTCCGCACGCCTGTGGTGCCGTTTACCGAGCCGTATTCAGCCTATCCCTACGGGAACCGCAACCGCCTCACCGATCTGGGCCGCGAGGGCTTTGCCAACTGGGTGAAGGAGCAGAACCAAATTCTGTACACCGACACCACCTTCCGCGATGGGCATCAGTCGCTGCTGGCCACGCGGGTACGTACCCAGGACCTGCAACGGGTAGCCGAGGGCTTCGCCAAAGCCCACCCCGAACTGTTTTCGATGGAAGTGTGGGGCGGCGCGACCTTCGACGTGTCGATGCGCTTTCTGTACGAGAGCCCGTGGAAACGGCTGCAGGCGCTGCGTGAGGCCATGCCCAACATGCTGTTGCAGATGCTCTTCCGGGGCTCCAACGCCGTGGGCTACTCGGCCTATCCCGATAACCTGATCGAGACGTTCGTGGAAAAATCGGCCGAAACGGGCATCGACGTGTTCCGCATTTTCGACTCGCTCAACTGGGTGGAGGCGATGAAAGTGAGCATCCGGGCCGTGCGCGAACGTACCCAGGCCCTGGCCGAAGCCGCCATCTGCTACACGGGCATCGACGAAAAATACACGCTCCAGTATTACCTCGACATGGCCCGCCAACTGGAAGACGAAGGCGCGCACCTGCTGTGTATCAAGGACATGGCGGGTCTGCTGAAACCGCTGGAAGCCACCACGCTGGTGACCGAGCTGAAGCAGGCGCTGAGCATTCCGGTGCACCTGCACACCCACGACACGGCGGGCATTCAGGCGGCAACGTACCTAAACGCCATCAACGCCGGGGTCGACATCGTCGATTGCGCGTTGGGGGCGCTGTCGGGCCTTACCTCGCAGCCGAATTTCAACTCGGTGGTGGCAATGATGCAGGGCCACGAGCGCGAATGCCCCGTCGATTTGCCGTCGCTGAACGCCTACTCAAACTACTGGGAGGACGTGCGCGAGTACTACTATCCGTTTGAGAGCGGCATGAAAGCAGGCAGCGCGGAGGTCTACGAAAACGAGATTCCGGGCGGGCAGTACTCAAACCTGAAACCGCAGGCCATCGCCACGGGCCTCGGCGACAAGTTCGAAACGCTGAAAAAGAACTACACGGTCGCCAACCAGTTGTTTGGCAACATCATCAAGGTAACGCCCTCGTCTAAGGTGGTGGGCGACATGGCCATTTTCATGACGGCCAACAACCTCACGGCGCAGGATGTAGTTGAGCGGGGCGAGTCGCTGTCGTTCCCCGAGTCGGTGAAGGAGTTGATGAAGGGCATTCTGGGTCAACCCTACGGCGGTTTCCCGGAGGATGTACAGAAGGCGATCCTGAAAGGCGAAGAACCCATCACGGGCCGCCCCAACGAGCACCTCGCCCCGATCGACTTCGACACTGATTTCGCCCAGTTTCAGGAGAGCTTCCCGCAGGCCGACGGCTTCCTCGATTACCTCTCGTACAAGATGTACCCGAAGGTGTATGAAGAATATTACAAAGCCACCGAGCAATACGGCGACGTGAGCGTGATTCCGACGCCCGCCTTCTTCTACGGCCTCAAGCCCAACGAAGAGATCATCGTGCCGATTGCCGAGGGCAAAAACATCCTGGTGCGGTTGCTGTTCCAGTCGGAGGCCGACGCAATGGGCATGCGGACAATCACCTTCGAGCTAAACGGCCAAAGCCGGCAGGTGCAGGTACGTGACAAGGCCCAGAAGGTGGTGAAAGCGCAGAACCAGAAAGTAAGCAAACCCACCGACGTGGGCGCGCCGCTGCAAGGCCGCCTGACGCGCATTCTGGTGAAACCCGGCGACGAGGTAAAGAAAAACCAGCCACTGTTTGTGATCGAAGCCATGAAGATGGAAAGCATCGTGGCCGCGCAGCAGCCCGGCACCGTCAAGCAAATCCTGCTCAAGGAAAACACCACCGTCGAGCAGGACGACTGGGTTTTGGAGATGGCGTAA